From the genome of Flavobacterium luteolum, one region includes:
- a CDS encoding PAS domain-containing sensor histidine kinase, whose translation MELIHNLDLFQTVFNSAPNGIAVLKPLYGKKGKAGDFTILLCNAYLVNWIGNSDYKNKRYSEVFSNVNGTDVLEKFIETLETSIPANFEQWFGTETKKQWFRFTAVAQDQLLVVTMEDITEKKQAETALNEALIDAEKQKRLYNSIINSTPDLVYVFDLDYKFIYTNKALLTMWGKTEQDSIGRGLRENGYEDWHAEMHESEIDAVVANKKPIRGTVSFPHAELGRRIYDYIFVPVFNEKGEVECVAGTTRDITESKLAEEKLQQNESRFRKMIHQTPAPTLVLRGGDLVIEQINRHMLQMIGRGEEIIGMRLIDVLPELEGQYVWEQVLRVYNEGIPFDQSEVLVPHNRTGEMKNYYYNLAYRPLIEEGEITGMIQVAVEVTEQVVARQKMEESENRFGALINASSDLVYRMDADWMIMHNLEGDGELSSPGKKGINWLDKFVHPSDLEQAVHLISKSIVEKSIFEMEHRIINEDDTVKWVFSRVVPILNDKEKIVEWFGASSDITSQKELQNVIAESEEKFRQLADLVPQIIWTSNPEGFIDYYNSRWYEYTGFNEHEFGDSSWMPVLHPDDVSMVSKNWYQSVHAGTSYQIEFRLKNINTGEYRWFLSKALPIRDKEGVITNWFGTCTDIHEQKSITEKLEILVAERTKELQRSNDDLQQFAHVASHDLKEPVRKIKTFLSRLEDHLSEQLDESSSKYIERIHVAADRMFTMIDGVLAYSKINADLQKATVVDLNEVIKNIESDLEIALQKTGGKIYYEELPVVEGASVLLYQLFYNLINNSIKFAREEVSPQITIKANEQIEDGRRAAVITVEDNGIGFEDNQTGRIFETFTRLNSKDRYEGTGLGLSLCKKIAERHGGSITATGIADKGAVFSITLPFEQKEKDI comes from the coding sequence ATGGAGCTAATACATAATCTAGACCTTTTTCAAACTGTTTTTAATTCTGCGCCAAATGGTATTGCAGTCTTGAAACCTTTGTATGGTAAAAAGGGTAAAGCTGGAGACTTTACGATATTATTATGTAATGCCTATTTAGTAAACTGGATCGGAAATTCGGATTATAAAAATAAAAGATACAGTGAAGTTTTTTCTAATGTCAACGGAACAGACGTTCTTGAAAAGTTTATTGAAACTTTAGAAACCAGTATTCCAGCTAATTTTGAACAATGGTTTGGTACTGAAACCAAAAAACAATGGTTCCGTTTTACTGCCGTAGCTCAAGATCAATTGTTGGTGGTAACGATGGAAGACATCACCGAAAAAAAACAGGCAGAAACTGCATTGAATGAAGCATTGATTGATGCAGAAAAACAAAAAAGACTTTACAATTCTATAATAAACAGCACTCCCGATTTGGTTTATGTATTTGATCTTGATTACAAGTTCATTTATACAAACAAAGCTTTATTAACCATGTGGGGCAAAACAGAACAAGATTCTATTGGCCGCGGATTAAGAGAAAATGGTTACGAAGACTGGCATGCCGAAATGCATGAAAGCGAAATTGATGCTGTTGTGGCCAATAAAAAGCCAATTAGAGGAACAGTTTCTTTTCCGCATGCCGAATTAGGGAGAAGAATTTACGACTATATTTTTGTTCCCGTTTTTAACGAAAAAGGAGAAGTAGAATGTGTTGCTGGAACAACAAGAGATATAACCGAAAGTAAGCTGGCTGAAGAGAAACTGCAGCAAAATGAAAGCCGTTTCCGTAAAATGATTCATCAGACTCCAGCTCCGACTTTAGTACTTCGAGGAGGTGATCTTGTTATTGAACAGATAAACAGACACATGCTTCAAATGATAGGCCGAGGAGAAGAAATTATTGGTATGCGTCTGATAGATGTATTGCCAGAACTTGAAGGACAATATGTTTGGGAACAAGTTTTAAGGGTTTATAACGAAGGAATTCCGTTTGATCAAAGCGAAGTTCTAGTGCCTCACAATCGGACAGGAGAAATGAAGAACTACTATTATAATCTGGCTTATCGACCTTTAATAGAAGAAGGAGAGATAACTGGAATGATACAAGTAGCAGTAGAAGTTACCGAGCAAGTGGTGGCACGCCAGAAGATGGAGGAAAGCGAAAATCGTTTCGGAGCCTTAATCAACGCTTCGTCTGACTTAGTTTATCGTATGGATGCCGATTGGATGATCATGCATAATCTGGAAGGAGATGGAGAATTGTCTAGTCCAGGAAAAAAAGGCATCAATTGGTTGGATAAGTTTGTTCATCCTAGTGATCTGGAGCAGGCCGTACATCTTATTTCCAAATCGATAGTGGAGAAAAGTATTTTCGAAATGGAACACAGAATTATAAATGAAGATGATACTGTGAAATGGGTGTTTTCTAGAGTGGTTCCGATATTGAACGATAAAGAAAAAATTGTAGAATGGTTTGGTGCCTCAAGCGATATAACTTCGCAGAAAGAACTTCAAAATGTAATTGCAGAAAGCGAAGAAAAATTCAGGCAGCTTGCAGATCTGGTTCCGCAGATTATCTGGACATCGAATCCTGAAGGATTTATAGATTATTATAACAGCCGCTGGTACGAATATACCGGTTTCAATGAACATGAATTTGGAGATTCGAGCTGGATGCCCGTACTTCATCCAGATGATGTATCAATGGTTTCAAAAAATTGGTATCAAAGTGTTCATGCAGGAACCTCGTATCAGATTGAGTTTCGTTTAAAAAATATTAATACGGGAGAATACCGTTGGTTTTTGAGTAAAGCGCTTCCAATAAGAGATAAAGAAGGCGTAATAACCAATTGGTTTGGCACTTGCACCGATATTCATGAGCAAAAATCGATTACCGAAAAATTGGAGATTTTGGTGGCAGAGCGTACCAAAGAATTACAGCGTTCTAACGACGATTTACAGCAATTTGCACATGTTGCATCTCACGATTTAAAAGAGCCTGTTAGAAAAATCAAAACATTTTTAAGCCGTCTTGAAGATCATCTTAGCGAACAGTTAGACGAATCATCTTCAAAATATATTGAACGAATTCATGTTGCGGCAGACCGTATGTTCACTATGATTGACGGTGTGTTGGCCTACTCTAAAATCAATGCCGATTTGCAAAAAGCAACGGTTGTCGATTTAAATGAAGTGATTAAAAATATAGAAAGCGACCTTGAAATCGCGCTTCAAAAAACAGGAGGTAAAATTTATTATGAAGAACTCCCAGTGGTTGAAGGAGCTTCTGTATTGCTTTATCAATTGTTTTATAATCTGATTAACAATTCTATTAAATTTGCTAGAGAAGAAGTGTCGCCCCAAATCACTATTAAGGCAAATGAACAAATTGAAGACGGAAGAAGAGCAGCGGTAATTACGGTAGAAGATAACGGAATTGGATTTGAAGACAATCAAACCGGACGTATTTTTGAAACTTTTACCCGCTTAAATTCCAAAGATCGTTACGAAGGAACAGGCTTAGGTTTGTCTCTCTGTAAAAAAATTGCCGAACGACATGGAGGAAGTATTACTGCGACAGG